The sequence tcttttattagtGATAAATTAAACTGTTTCCAATTATCTTCTAATTCCAATTTCCACTTATTCCACTCGTTTTCTTTCCactcttctgttttttctatttctgcTGTTTCcatatttaatttgttctgtGGGCAATCTTTAACGCCGCCGCTTTCATTTTGAAGGGACTACGTAAATTGTGAAAtgtgttattaaaaaaaatgtttcttttttatattaatgtaaaCTATTAAAAAGcgtttaaaaattgtgcacatatatgtatatatacatatattatgcGGTGTTTCTATCTTACTGGAGGAATGATACTTAAAATTAAGGTCGAAGTTAACGTAAATAAGGCAATTGATCTTAAAGATaccattttatatttctatataattattttataacgcATGAAGTTCTTTAATCGTGTTGTTAATTTTTGGgacacaaattttttgcaca comes from Plasmodium cynomolgi strain B DNA, scaffold: 0244, whole genome shotgun sequence and encodes:
- a CDS encoding tryptophan-rich antigen (Pv-fam-a;~putative), encoding MVSLRSIALFTLTSTLILSIIPPSLQNESGGVKDCPQNKLNMETAEIEKTEEWKENEWNKWKLELEDNWKQFNLSLIKEKTSGSRI